CCAGAAATATGCGGATTATGAAGAGCTCCAGCGACGTGCGGAGCAGACGCAAACGGAAGTGCAGAGCAAATATGTTGATGAGCACCAACGGTACAAAGCAGCCAGTCGTAAAATTGACAGCATTATTGAGGAAAAAGACGGTCTACACCGGCAGATAACCCATGTGCGATCGCTGTTGAAATTCGAAGAACAGAAGAGCAGCGATCTGACCCGGCAATTAAGCGCCGCTCGGCTTGAAATGACATCCATGACGGACGATCTCGCTCAGGAAAAGAGGGTGAGTGAGTTGTATGCAAAAAATATCAGAGAGCTGCATGACCAGTTGGCATTGTTGAAGAATCGACCAGTACTTCCGGATTGGTTATTCAGTGGTTCGATGGCGAGTGGCATCTGCTTTGGCCTGCTCTTTTCGTTTAGCGCTGACGTTGCGCCAGCCCAACGCGTGTTACTGGGGGTGTGCAGTGGGGCTGTTGCTTTTACTGTCGCCAGGATAATCACTAAGAAAAATCATCAATGATACCCATCTCAGATCTCTGCCGTATCGACGCAGGGTGATGCTGACATTTCGGTTTCGCGTAACCATCTGTATTTGCTAATATGATTGGGAATTATCTCCCTGTATCGGTAAATAACGTGAAGAAATATGCAGTCATAGTGTTACTGGGCACGGTACTGGCGGGATGTGACAACAATTCCGCGCCATTATCTTTTACGCCGGAAATGGCCAGTTTCTCGAATGAGTTCGATTTTGATCCACTGCGCGGGCCGGTGAAAGACTTTACACAGACACTGCTCAACGACAAAGGAGAAGTCTCCAAACGGGTAACGGGGACGATGTCGACGGAAGGGTGTTTTGACACGCTGGAGTTGCATGATCTGGAGTCAAATACCGGTGTGGCATTGGTGCTGGATGCGAATTATTACCTTGATGCCGAAACTCAACAGCGCAAGGTGAAGCTGCAAGGTAAGTGCCAGCTTGCTGAGTTGCCATCTGCAGGGGTGACGTGGGATACCGACGATAATGGTTTTGTCGTGGCGGCGCACGGTAAAGCGATGGAAGTGAAATACCGTTACGATGCAGAAGGGTATCCACTGGGTAAAAGCACGCAATCAGGGGATCAACGCCTCTCTGTCCAGTCTACTCCGTCGAAAGATGCGCGAAAAAAACTGGATTACAGTGCGGTGAGTATGTTGAATGACAAGCCGTTAGGCCACGTGAAGCAGAGCTGTGACTACGACCGTCATGATAATCCGGTGACGTGCAATTTGCTGATCATCGATGACAGCGTCAAGCCTGCGATTGAGCGCAAGTACACCATCAAAAACAGCATTGATTACTATTGATGTTTCTGGAAATGCGCGGCAGGGAAAACCGCGCATTGCCTGTTACTGCGCGGTGGTTTTTAGCAGGCTGGTACTTGTCGCTTTGTGCCCGGCAAGATGCTGATGCTGGAAAATACACATGCGAATGGTATTGCGATACTCGCCATTGATAAAGAACTCATGAATCAGTTCACCTTCCACCATAAACCCTAGCTTACGGTAGATATGAATCGCTTTTTCGTTCTCTTTATCGACAATGAGGTAGAGCTTATACAGGTTAAGTACGTTAAACCCGTAATCCATTGCCAGCTTTGCCGCACGTGATGCGAGGCCTTTTCCCTGATATTCCGGAGAAATGATGATCTGGAACTCTGCCCGGCGGTGAACGTGATTGATTTCAACCAGCTCAACCAGCCCGGCTTTTTCGCCCTCACACTCCACAACGAAACGACGCTCGCTCTGATCGTGGATATGCTTATCATACAGATCGGACAGCTCGACAAACGCCTCGTAAGGCTCTTCAAACCAGTAGCGCATCACGCTGGCGTTATTGTCGAGTTGATGAACGAAGCGCAAATCTTCGCGCTCCAGTGGTCGAAGTCTAACGGCTAACATATCGGCCATACTCATTCTGTAATATTAAGGTGCAACCACGCGTCCGGTTCGACGATCCAGGCAGCGCAGCGTGTTCTGTTCCCAGTAGGCGTTCACATTCGCGCTTTGCTGGCACTTATCGCGTGCATCAAAGGCGACATCAGCTTTATCCCACTCTTTCTCAGCCCGCTTATTTACCTTCTGGCGAAGATTGCGGGTGTCATTCCATTGTTCTTTATCCATGGCAGCGTTCTGGCGGCTTTGCGCACTGTCGCCTGACTCAATGATCAGTTTGTTGGTTTCAGCAGAAACCGGTGCGGTAAAGGCGAACGTTGTCAGTGCGAGCATTGCCGTCAGACAAAGGCGTTTGCGTAATGTACTCATTGGCGTGTTCCTTGTAGTGGGTGCAGATAAACGATTTACCCAGGCTGAATTCTACACTAATCCGAAAAAGGGGCATACCCGTGGGCAGGTATGGAAAAGTAAACGAGATTATCGCGTATGATGTCTAAACCAATCCTCATATAAAGATAACCATGATTAAAACAACGCTGCTTTTCTTTGCGACCGCATTATGCGAAATCATTGGCTGCTTCTTGCCCTGGCTCTGGCTGAAAAAAGGGGCCTCAATACTGTTACTTATCCCGGCCGGGGTCGCTCTCGCATTATTTGTCTGGCTGCTCACCCTGCATCCTGCTGCCAGCGGACGCGTTTACGCGGCGTATGGCGGTGTTTACGTCTGTACGGCTTTGCTGTGGTTGCGGGTGGTGGATGGCGTCAAATTGAGTCTCTATGACTGGACCGGGGCCGTCGTTGCGCTTTGCGGTATGCTGATTATCGTGGCTGGCTGGGGGCGCGCGTAAGCGCCCTTATTTTGTGATCGTTCGCTGATTTTATGATCATTATACTTGTATGGTAGTAGTGTAGTTGCGTAAATTTCCTGCATCACAACATGCGATGTAAGGAACTGGATTATGAAGATTGTCGGGGCTGAAGTATTTGTTACCTGCCCAGGGCGCAATTTTGTCACCCTTAAAATTACCACCGATGAGGGGATCGTCGGTCTTGGCGATGCCACCCTGAACGGGCGCGAGCTTTCTGTCGCATCCTACCTGAAAGATCACCTTTGTCCGCAGCTGATCGGTCGCGATGCACATCGCATCGAAGACATCTGGCAGTTTTTCTATAAAGGCGCGTACTGGCGTCGCGGGCCGGTCACCATGTCGGCTATCTCTGCCGTGGATATGGCGCTGTGGGACATCAAAGCCAAAGCGGCCGGCATGCCGCTTTATCAGCTACTTGGTGGGGCATCACGCGAAGGTGTAATGGTCTACTGCCACACCACGGGACACACCATCGATGACGTGCTTGAAGATTACGCCCGTCACAAAGAGATGGGCTTCAAAGCGATTCGTGTTCAGTGCGGTGTGCCGGGAATGAAAACGACCTACGGCATGTCTAAAGGGAAAGGGCTGGCGTATGAACCCGCAACCAAAGGTGACTGGCCGGAAGAGCAGTTGTGGTCCACCGAGAAATACCTCGATTTCACGCCGAAGCTGTTTGATGCAGTGCGAAGCAAGTTCGGCTTCAATGAACATCTTCTGCACGACATGCACCATCGTCTGACGCCAATAGAAGCCGCCCGTTTCGGTAAGAGCATTGAAGCGTTCCGTATGTTCTGGATGGAAGATCCGACGCCTGCTGAAAATCAGGAATGTTTCCGTCTGATCCGCCAGCACACCGTTACACCGATTGCGGTTGGCGAGGTGTTCAACAGCATCTGGGACTGTAAACAGCTGATTGAAGAGCAATTGATTGACTATATCCGTACCACCATTACCCATGCGGGCGGGATCACCGGAATGCGTCGCATCGCGGACTTCGCCTCACTGTATCAGGTACGTACAGGATCGCATGGCCCGTCAGATCTGTCGCCAATCTGTCATGCTGCCGCGCTGCACTTCGATCTATGGGTTCCGAATTTCGGGGTGCAGGAATATATGGGCTACTCCGAACAAATGCTGGAAGTCTTCCCACATAGCTGGAGTTTCGATAACGGCTATATGCATCCAGGCGATAAGCCTGGGCTGGGTATCGAATTCGACGAAAAACTGGCCGCGAAATATCCCTACGATCCCGCCTATCTGCCGGTCGCGCGCCTTGAAGATGGCACTTTGTGGAATTGGTAAAGAGGAGCAAACGATGAAAAGCGTAGTCATTCAAAAACCGAACGAGCTGGTGATTGAAGAGCGTCCTGTACCGGTTCCCGCCACAGGCGAAGTTCGCGTCAAAATTAAACTTGCCGGGATCTGCGGGTCAGACAGCCATATCTTCCGCGGACACAATCCCTTTGCCAAATATCCGCGTGTGATCGGCCACGAATTCTTTGGCGTGATTGATGCTGTAGGGGAAGGGGTCGATGCGGCTCGCCTGGGGCAACGTGTTTCGGTTGACCCGGTGATCAGCTGTGGGCATTGCTATCCCTGTTCCGTGGGCAAACCCAACGTTTGTACCTCGCTTGTTGTGCTGGGGGTTCATCGCGATGGCGGTTTCAGCGAATACGCAGTGGTTCCGGCCAACAATGCGTGGGTCATTCCTGACGCCATCCCCGATGAACATGCGGTCATGGTTGAACCGTTCACCATTGCGGCTAACGTGACCGGGCACGCGAATCCTGCGGAAAACGATATTGCACTGATCTACGGTGCAGGGCCGATGGGGCTGGTGACGGTGCAGGCGCTGAAAGGTGTCTACAACGTGAAACAGGTCATCGTGGTTGACCGGATTGATGAGCGACTGGCGATGGCGCAGCGTAGCGGTGCGGACTGGGTGTTCAATAACGGTGAACATGCGCTACAAGATGCGTTGAATGAAAAAGGGATCAAACCGACGCTGATTATTGATGCGGCCTGTCATCCTTCCATTTTACAGGAAGCCATTACGCTGGCATCTCCCGCAGCACGCATTGTATTGATGGGCTTCTCCAGTGATCCGAGCCAGATTATTCAGCAGGGGATCACGGGCAAAGAGCTGTCGATTTTTTCATCACGCCTGAATGCCAACAAATTCCCGGTCGTGATTGACTGGCTGGAAAAAGGACTCATCGACCCAGAAAAACTGGTTACCCATACCTTTGACTATCACCACGTTACAGACGCAATCGAACTGTTTGAAAAAGATCAGCGGCAGTGCTGCAAGGTCTTGCTCACGTTCGGCCAATAACAATTAATGCGGTACAGGGCCTGCAAAGACAGGCTCTGCGTGGTACGCATCTTACCTTTTAGAGATAGCCATTATGACTCAAGCACAACCTCAAAGAACGACTTCAGATCTGGTGAAAGCCGCCGTTTCCGGCTGGCTGGGAACCGCTCTGGAGTTCATGGATTTCCAGCTTTACTCACTGGGCGCCGCCCTGGTGTTTCACGAAATCTTTTTCCCGGAACAATCCGCCGCGATGGCGCTTATTCTGGCAATGGGCACTTACGGCGCAGGTTACATCGCGCGTATCGTCGGGGCATTTATCTTCGGCAGAATGGGGGACAGTATTGGGCGTAAAAAGGTGCTGTTCATCACCATTACCATGATGGGGATCTGTACCACCCTGATTG
This sequence is a window from Enterobacter sp. RHBSTW-00994. Protein-coding genes within it:
- a CDS encoding Zn-dependent oxidoreductase; this translates as MKSVVIQKPNELVIEERPVPVPATGEVRVKIKLAGICGSDSHIFRGHNPFAKYPRVIGHEFFGVIDAVGEGVDAARLGQRVSVDPVISCGHCYPCSVGKPNVCTSLVVLGVHRDGGFSEYAVVPANNAWVIPDAIPDEHAVMVEPFTIAANVTGHANPAENDIALIYGAGPMGLVTVQALKGVYNVKQVIVVDRIDERLAMAQRSGADWVFNNGEHALQDALNEKGIKPTLIIDAACHPSILQEAITLASPAARIVLMGFSSDPSQIIQQGITGKELSIFSSRLNANKFPVVIDWLEKGLIDPEKLVTHTFDYHHVTDAIELFEKDQRQCCKVLLTFGQ
- a CDS encoding YnfC family lipoprotein, coding for MKKYAVIVLLGTVLAGCDNNSAPLSFTPEMASFSNEFDFDPLRGPVKDFTQTLLNDKGEVSKRVTGTMSTEGCFDTLELHDLESNTGVALVLDANYYLDAETQQRKVKLQGKCQLAELPSAGVTWDTDDNGFVVAAHGKAMEVKYRYDAEGYPLGKSTQSGDQRLSVQSTPSKDARKKLDYSAVSMLNDKPLGHVKQSCDYDRHDNPVTCNLLIIDDSVKPAIERKYTIKNSIDYY
- a CDS encoding YnfA family protein — translated: MIKTTLLFFATALCEIIGCFLPWLWLKKGASILLLIPAGVALALFVWLLTLHPAASGRVYAAYGGVYVCTALLWLRVVDGVKLSLYDWTGAVVALCGMLIIVAGWGRA
- a CDS encoding DUF1283 family protein, which codes for MSTLRKRLCLTAMLALTTFAFTAPVSAETNKLIIESGDSAQSRQNAAMDKEQWNDTRNLRQKVNKRAEKEWDKADVAFDARDKCQQSANVNAYWEQNTLRCLDRRTGRVVAP
- the rspA gene encoding starvation-sensing protein RspA; the encoded protein is MKIVGAEVFVTCPGRNFVTLKITTDEGIVGLGDATLNGRELSVASYLKDHLCPQLIGRDAHRIEDIWQFFYKGAYWRRGPVTMSAISAVDMALWDIKAKAAGMPLYQLLGGASREGVMVYCHTTGHTIDDVLEDYARHKEMGFKAIRVQCGVPGMKTTYGMSKGKGLAYEPATKGDWPEEQLWSTEKYLDFTPKLFDAVRSKFGFNEHLLHDMHHRLTPIEAARFGKSIEAFRMFWMEDPTPAENQECFRLIRQHTVTPIAVGEVFNSIWDCKQLIEEQLIDYIRTTITHAGGITGMRRIADFASLYQVRTGSHGPSDLSPICHAAALHFDLWVPNFGVQEYMGYSEQMLEVFPHSWSFDNGYMHPGDKPGLGIEFDEKLAAKYPYDPAYLPVARLEDGTLWNW
- the speG gene encoding spermidine N1-acetyltransferase, with translation MADMLAVRLRPLEREDLRFVHQLDNNASVMRYWFEEPYEAFVELSDLYDKHIHDQSERRFVVECEGEKAGLVELVEINHVHRRAEFQIIISPEYQGKGLASRAAKLAMDYGFNVLNLYKLYLIVDKENEKAIHIYRKLGFMVEGELIHEFFINGEYRNTIRMCIFQHQHLAGHKATSTSLLKTTAQ